The following coding sequences lie in one Fusarium poae strain DAOMC 252244 chromosome 1, whole genome shotgun sequence genomic window:
- a CDS encoding hypothetical protein (BUSCO:22975at5125): protein MERSKPQAFLSSYAPRLRAYNNSLITPVLPSSAPAGPVSRTTKRGTTIINYAEDGYDDLEDDSDDPRRRPTGLRSLRKEDSATRQDLADKVGKDTKGPVEVQGIWRDWIAKHKLLRSDQQNAIQATLPLTLIPIRIDLDVPAFIPPAPYPTPNPNTADTSLPQYRQQEATVPYKLRDIFCWNLHETLISTDQFAQTLVQDLDLPNRQAAIAEISKQIRTQLEEYSGVALHPLFHSDQQAASVQQPTTTALTPRPSFALKSRDDSPASAIRGTSRPDTPAQTGGAATPSQTQAPDVTAEATPILPDSDDYNPDDTYRCIINLSLNLASMLYTDKFEWSLLHPPGTAEAFAKVTCTDLGLTGEWIPAMTHAIYEAVLRLKKEACEAGGLVAGWGGLQQELPNDAAHGSEAGWRYEPEHLGDDWEPKVEFLSKEEIEKREGDREREVRRLRRETARFSSTTGMLGGTPFGAPMEVEEERMGRGERSKKKRRFRSLSPLGRGGTPGGRGTPDVGGYGGGGGALTDQERFQWRCMHCRIWGTSVWAVRDGPAGPRTLCANCGYLYERDQRLPRQSKNLHLPDVRAV, encoded by the exons ATGGAACGATCAAAGCCCCAAGCGTTCTTATCGAGCTATGCGCCGCGACTCCGCGCCTACAACAACTCTCTCATCACGCCTGTTCTACCAAGCAGCGCGCCCGCCGGCCCCGTTTCGAGGACCACCAAGCGAGGAACGACCATCATTAATTACGCTGAAGATGGTTATGACGACCTGGAAGACGATAGCGACGATCCGCGTCGACGACCAACGGGATTGCGGAGCTTGCGCAAGGAGGACTCGGCCACTAGACAAGACCTCGCCGACAAGGTTGGCAAAGACACCAAGGGGCCAGTCGAAGTACAGGGCATCTGGCGCGATTGGATAGCAAAGCACAAGCTGCTGAGGAGCGATCAGCAGAACGCTATCCAGGCGACACTCCCTCTTACTCTGATTCCTATTCGAATCGATCTGGACGTTCCTGCGTTTATTCCTCCAGCTCCATATCCAACGCCCAACCCTAACACGGCGGACACTTCACTCCCCCAGTACCGTCAACAGGAGGCGACGGTGCCTTATAAGCTTCGAGACATATTTTGCTGGAATCTTCACGAAACGCTCATCTCGACCGACCAGTTCGCCCAGACGTTGGTGCAAGATCTGGATCTGCCAAATCGACAAGCCGCTATCGCTGAGATCAGCAAGCAAATCCGGACACAGCTCGAAGAATACTCGGGTGTCGCACTGCATCCTTTGTTCCATAGCGATCAACAAGCCGCCTCTGTCCAGCAACCTACGACGACCGCATTGACGCCACGGCCTAGCTTTGCGCTCAAGTCTCGGGATGATTCTCCAGCGTCCGCTATTCGAGGCACTTCTCGGCCTGACACACCAGCGCAGACAGGAGGTGCGGCAACTCCCTCACAAACTCAAGCTCCTGATGTTACCGCAGAGGCAACACCGATACTTCCCGATTCAGATGATTACAACCCCGACGATACTTACCGATGCATTATCAACTTAAGTCTCAACCTAGCGTCCATGCTCTAcactgacaagtttgagtgGTCTCTTTTACACCCCCCTGGCACTGCTGAGGCATTTGCCAAGGTTACTTGTACGGATCTTGGATTGACAGGAGAATGGATCCCGGCGATGACCCATGCCATATACGAGGCTGTACTGCGACTGAAGAAGGAAGCATGTGAGGCAGGAGGTCTAGTTGCCGGATGGGGTGGTCTACAGCAAGAGCTGCCAAATGATGCTGCTCATGGCTCAGAAGCTGGCTGGAGATACGAACCGGAACACCTCGGCGATGATTGGGAGCCCAAGGTGGAATTTCTTAGCAAggaagagattgagaagaGAGAAGGTGACCGCGAACGTGAAGTTCGGCGGTTGCGCCGTGAGACGGCACGGTTCAGTTCTACAACAGGTATGCTTGGAGGCACACCTTTTGGGGCACCGAtggaggttgaagaagagagaatgGGTCGAGGTGAACGCTCTAAGAAGAAGCGTCGTTTCCGAAGCTTGAGCCCGCTTGGACGGGGTGGTACGCCTGGAGGACGAGGCACGCCTGATGTCGGTGGCTATGGgggaggtggtggtgctcTGACAGATCAAGAGAGATTCCAGTGGAGGTGCATGCACTGCAGGATATGGGGCACAAGCGTTTGGGCTGTCAGAGACGGCCCAGCAGGACCAAGG ACTTTGTGTGCCAACTGTGGCTACCTTTACGAGCGTGATCAGAGACTACCTCGCCAGAGTAAAAACCTCCATCTTCCAGATGTCCGTGCGGTTTAG
- a CDS encoding hypothetical protein (BUSCO:5526at5125) yields MDPADIFRQGFSHVAPRQNPVFMGHPQHHMAQYQPQMQQQQQTFRKPMQKADETSDGDGSGHRIAHTLTACCRCRQRKTRCDPTLPRCLPCERSGSTCEYLDAAKGRKINRQYVIKLQDKVRQLEAELSQFTDDENDYPKSNEDMVRPGGLVRLNGGDETHRYLGPSSGIAMTRLVMEQAKRYTDSKRISDLIPSVRTRQARMQSIQVTGPAARRKSYPMVSQHPAESLPTRAVADKLLEIFNQKAQLFWPVLHEKDLLQDLDAVYNGDNDPYRLFVVRMLVAISLQKLDTQYAGLADSYYLAAMKLLEDVVRQKDIKTLQCLVLLGQYSLLTPTRMPTYYVIGLAARICQQEGLASEKTISSSYDSDPKTIDMRRRIIWTVAAMEYGLAHSMGRPNNFATGDDRLDVEFFETVDDENITEQGIQPGPPSERKLVAIHFYKMRMYQAEIRRVLYEKKKDEPKDDSHPWYARVESMNKEWLDTSPSKPDWCKPWFTGRYHQMRIFMYRPSPQVPKPSPRAAAICFDSSAYIMQLNSKQMDSGADITWVFLLTVNMSLNTLLWAVSYPEVRQTHPRSEVESLINTSLDVLERCAERWPGSASASQLYSIFSKACLQGYDERPMTGQTTNFFNTPPSFADPNSPDAFQNNAQQASFQNAPQFNQIFNSTPETMNAYAFDPNFPPPQPSFRSNSIFFNPASNETTGRRFSYFPPDFMQPGETMMDDPTPPATTTPEQHMTSPPDHLSEQLPTPPDSVPTGNMATPTPSNTLSPQNTMTAHPTPIMQSTSPIGVPMVPVQNSMSPPIKIEPSQQGPMFAVPQHPQSVPQQRPLPALNNTANWFSPPAPFINPYTFSNMSNSFFNDSMAHPGNYGDMSNSGLGLQNVNGGNAPVPQFDYGFARHGSLTQSQQLELMNVLETEGMGDIDAFLNGGTVTTNRWY; encoded by the exons ATGGATCCGGCAGACATCTTTCGACAGGGCTTCAGCCATGTCGCACCACGCCAAAATCCTGTTTTCATGGGCCATCCTCAGCATCACATGGCTCAATACCAACCGCAAatgcaacagcaacagcagacaTTTAGAAAACCGATGCAGAAGGCCGACGAGACTTCGGATGGAGACGGTTCGGGCCACCGCATTGCCCACACTTTAACGGCCTGCTGCCGTTGTCGACAA AGAAAAACACGATGCGATCCCACCTTACCCCGTTGTCTGCCTTGTGAAAGATCAGGGTCTACATGCGAATATTTAGATGCAGCCAAAGGTCGCAAGATCAACCGGCAGTATGTTATCAAGTTGCAAGACAAAGTTAGGCAGCTTGAAGCGGAGCTCAGTCAATTCACGGATGATGAGAACGACTATCCCAAGAGCAACGAGGATATGGTACGGCCCGGTGGACTGGTCCGCCTCAATGGCGGTGACGAAACCCATCGATATTTGGGACCCAGTAGCGGCATTGCCATGACTCGTCTTGTTATGGAGCAAGCGAAGCGATATACAGATTCAAAGCGCATCTCCGATCTTATCCCCAGCGTTCGTACCAGGCAGGCTCGCATGCAGTCTATCCAGGTAACTGGACCTGCGGCTAGGAGAAAGAGCTACCCAATGGTCAGCCAGCATCCAGCCGAAAGCCTGCCAACAAGAGCTGTGGCGGACAAGTTGTTGGAAATCTTTAATCAAAAAG CTCAACTCTTTTGGCCCGTTTTGCACGAAAAAGACCTGTTACAGGATCTTGACGCGGTCTATAATGGCGACAACGACCCATACCGACTCTTTGTCGTCAGAATGCTTGTGGCCATTAGCTTACAAAAGTTAGACACGCAATATGCTGGTTTAGCAGACAGTTATTATTTGGCGGCAATGAAATTATTGGAAGACGTCGTTCGCCAGAAAGACATCAAGACGCTACAATGCCTTGTACTCCTCGGACAATACTCGCTTCTTACCCCCACGAGGATGCCAACTTACTACGTAATCGGCCTGGCGGCCAGGATATGTCAACAGGAAGGACTGGCTAGTGAGAAGACCATATCAAGTAGTTACGACTCGGATCCCAAAACAATCGATATGCGACGACGAATTATCTGGACTGTAGCCGCCATGGAATATGGTTTAGCGCACAGTATGGGAAGGCCTAACAACTTTGCGACAGGGGACGACCGATTAGATGTCGAATTCTTCGAAACTGTCGATGACGAGAACATCACAGAACAGGGCATCCAGCCTGGCCCGCCTAGCGAACGCAAACTTGTTGCCATTCACTTTTACAAGATGAGAATGTACCAAGCAGAAATTCGAAGGGTTCTgtatgagaagaagaaggacgagcCAAAGGACGACAGCCATCCATGGTATGCAAGAGTCGAGAGTATGAACAAGGAATGGCTGGACACATCACCTTCAAAGCCTGACTGGTGCAAGCCCTG GTTCACTGGCCGATATCACCAAATGAGGATATTCATGTACCGGCCCTCTCCCCAAGTGCCAAAGCCATCACCTCGCGCCGCTGCAATTTGTTTCGACAGCTCAGCATACATCATGCAATTGAATTCCAAACAAATGGATAGTGGGGCGGATATTACGTGGGTTTTCCTCTTGACGGTAAATATGTCTCTCAACACGCTCCTATGGGCCGTTTCATATCCCGAGGTACGACAAACTCATCCACGAAGTGAGGTCGAGAGCCTGATCAATACTTCATTGGATGTTTTGGAACGCTGTGCAGAAAGATGGCCAGGATCTGCATCAGCCTCACAGCTTTACTCCATCTTCTCCAAAGCGTGTCTACAGGGCTACGATGAACGACCCATGACTGGACAGACAACGAACTTCTTCAATACGCCCCCGTCCTTTGCAGACCCCAACTCCCCAGACGCTTTCCAAAACAATGCTCAGCAAGCTTCTTTTCAGAACGCACCCCAGTTTAACCAGATCTTCAACTCAACGCCGGAGACCATGAATGCATACGCCTTTGACCCCAattttcctcctcctcaacctAGCTTCAGGTCCAACTCCATCTTTTTCAACCCTGCTAGCAATGAAACCACAGGTCGGAGGTTCTCGTATTTCCCTCCAGACTTTATGCAACCTGGCGAAACTATGATGGACGACCCAACACCGCCTGCCACCACAACCCCAGAGCAGCATATGACTTCGCCTCCAGACCATCTTTCCGAGCAACTTCCGACGCCCCCAGATTCCGTTCCCACTGGCAATATGGCGACACCAACACCCAGCAATACGTTGTCGCCTCAAAATACCATGACGGCCCATCCGACACCCATCATGCAAAGTACGTCACCAATTGGGGTTCCCATGGTGCCTGTGCAGAACAGCATGTCACCACCCATTAAGATCGAGCCATCTCAACAAGGTCCCATGTTTGCTGTACCACAACACCCCCAGTCGGTTCCTCAACAGCGGCCTCTGCCTGCACTAAACAATACCGCCAATTGGTTCTCGCCTCCTGCACCTTTCATCAACCCATATACGTTCAGCAATATGAGCAACAGTTTCTTCAACGATTCTATGGCCCACCCTGGGAACTACGGCGACATGTCAAACTCTGGTCTCGGATTGCAGAATGTTAATGGTGGAAATGCTCCGGTTCCTCAATTCGACTACGGCTTTGCTCGCCACGGCAGCCTTACGCAATCTCAGCAACTCGAACTAATGAATGTGTTGGAGACGGAGGGCATGGGCGACATTGATGCTTTCCTAAATGGAGGTACGGTGACGACTAACAGATGGTACTGA
- a CDS encoding hypothetical protein (TransMembrane:9 (n11-22c32/33o48-69i81-100o106-130i142-160o180-196i298-320o326-348i360-384o428-447i)) has translation MPSKTRTYNWFIAMVAASCMTLYGFDSSALQASENWLNWFNLDLKEDSYTVGLINTCYTIGAIVSGFFIGGPLADWLGRRAGMGIGCFITIIAAIIQAFAPKGKLGVFILGRVLIGIGQGTALTAGPVYIGEVSPAEIRGQVMTFWQLFYSVGAFIAYWINYACGKNREKLGEWDWRMVVIFQVLVPILVIILLPFQPESPRFLIKKGKVDDARAALRRIRDTEEEVEEEVLGIQAAIEYEKEAISPGYRALFKDPSLRKRFGIAVVLNVGQQLTGQGTLNTYSTSIYKQVWTSTEKINLINALWATMGILFTLNAVWTADRFGRRWIFMVGAVGMAACMLIVPIIGLATPNPKTEPSAIGIVVMLYLFIFFYKPSWGAGVWMWTSEVFSANVRTQAVGMASQCQNVANTIFQQFFPTFLAKTGLKCLFFFFGVNILLAIFVFFCVPETKGIALEHMDTVFGGVDHSEKGAQMLGTDVPHPDTQQFKDGAEIQQSEKKRESV, from the exons ATGCCTAGCAAGACCAGAACCTACAACTGGTTCATTGCCATGGTAGCAGCGTCTTGTATGACGCTCTACGGCTTTGACTCCAGT GCCCTCCAAGCTTCCGAAAACTGGCTCAACTGGTTCAACCTCGATCTCAAGGAAGATAGTTACACTGTCGGTTTGATCAACACTTGCTACACAATCGGTGCCATCGTCAGTGGTTTCTTCATTGGTGGTCCTCTG GCTGATTGGCTTGGTCGACGTGCTGGTATGGGAATTGGATGTTTCATCACCATTATCGCAGCTATCATCCAGGCCTTTGCTCCTAAGGGCAAACTTGGAGTCTTTATCCTTGGCCGTGTTCTCATCGGTATTGGTCAGGGTACTGCTCTTA CCGCCGGACCCGTCTATATCGGTGAAGTCTCTCCCGCTGAGATTCGAGGTCAAGTCATGACCTTCTGGCAACTTTTCTACTCGGTCGGTGCCTTCATCGCCTACTGGATCAACTACGCTTGTGGAAAGAACCGTGAGAAGCTTGGAGAGTGGGACTGGCGCATGGTTGTTATCTTCCAGGTCCTCGTCCCTATTCTCGTCATCATATTGCTCCCATTCCAGCCCGAGTCTCCTCGTTTCCTCATCAAGAAAGGCAAAGTCGATGACGCCCGAGCCGCCCTTCGCCGCATCCGAGATACCGAGGAAGAGGTCGAAGAAGAAGTCTTGGGTATCCAAGCCGCTATCGAGTACGAAAAGGAGGCCATTAGCCCTGGATACCGTGCACTTTTCAAGGACCCCTCTCTCAGAAAGCGTTTCGGTATCGCTGTTGTTCTCAACGTCGGTCAGCAGCTCACCGGTCAAGGTACACTCAACACCTACTCTACTTCCATTTACAAGCAAGTTTGGACCTCGACCGAGAAAATCAACCTCATCAACGCCTTATGGGCCACTATGGGTATCCTGTTCACACTCAACGCTGTTTGGACTGCTGATCGCTTTGGCCGTCGCTGGATCTTCATGGTTGGTGCCGTTGGTATGGCTGCTTGCATGCTGATTGTGCCTATCATCGGTCTCGCTACTCCTAACCCCAAAACTGAACCCTCTGCTATTGGTATTGTTGTCATGCTCTACCTCTTCAT TTTCTTCTACAAGCCTTCGTGGGGTGCTGGTGTATGGATGTGGACCAGTGAAGTCTTCTCAGCCAACGTCCGAACCCAGGCCGTCGGTATGGCTTCCCAATGCCAGAATGTGGCCAACACCATCTTCCAGCAGTTCTTCCCCACTTTCCTCGCCAAGACCGGCCTCAAGTGCCTATTCTTCTTTTTCGGTGTTAACATCCTGCTCGCCatctttgtcttcttctgtgtCCCTGAGACCAAGGGCATTGCCCTTGAGCACATGGACACTGTCTTCGGTGGTGTCGACCACTCAGAGAAGGGAGCCCAGATGCTCGGTACTGATGTTCCCCATCCCGATACTCAGCAGTTCAAGGACGGTGCTGAGATCCAGCAGAGCGAGAAGAAGCGCGAGTCTGTATAG
- a CDS encoding hypothetical protein (BUSCO:14373at5125) — protein sequence MPRPSFSHNPLLRVSRPVSACSRCRAAKVKCDGKLPACTACEKAGRSNECSAANDQFARGKERSYVAALELRIEKLEKRLQFAKSRKASVAMHDTDASAFNVQQMDRRDSLALIRAAIHRKAAHKRETLDVNSLVSDFGFLSVNATTRDFEPISTNMTFARLVLAATTNDALPESPEACLPARPTAHALVQHYMDNIYSLFPCISETALLTAIDDMYDKNNSRTIQHSEYWMVYMILAIGSMSQSRRSQDTHYQDGLKYAARAMNHADEALAPGYVTQIQSLLLLTQYAMLDPAHFDSWHSIGFTARAIVDLGFHQDPPLSSASDKSALDMRRKIFYCVYALDRTISMVYARTFSFTDDTVNVAFPQASGNARRGSASGVLSGPQSADPALLLFQLRRAQSHWYQDLYQSGSVPLQDPVSYVWRMCLDMREWQDTLPNNLAPEIRQLFDQELRYSYVYCIAPSARAPNITDYNRILIFEHSMAYLDTAHDIAQSGQNSGFYTYHDVMRIFFMASQFLAVLRDAEDMLLSGMPVPIPIARPGSAPAPPLPRRLQPQGINGEDNLDRSLRCLDKVSLTLNIFGERWVDASHLRENFGMISLEVVGRLSERRQRRDTAREQYQSQYQSREGMQWAGVDVTHMMRGGYPPQ from the exons ATGCCCCGTCCAAGTTTCTCCCACAACCCTCTTCTCAGGGTGTCCCGGCCTGTGTCAGCCTGCTCCCGGT GCCGTGCTGCAAAAGTCAAG TGTGATGGTAAACTGCCAGCCTGCACAGCTTGCGAAAAGGCTGGCCGATCAAATGAGTGCTCGGCGGCTAATGACCAATTCGCGAGGGGCAAAGAAAGAAG TTACGTGGCTGCATTAGAATTGCGAATAGAGAAGCTTGAAAAGAGACTGCAATTTGCCAAGTCGCGCAAAGCATCGGTTGCAATGCATGACACAGATGCATCGGCTTTTAATGTACAACAGATGGATCGTAGGGACTCACTTGCCCTTATTCGCGCTGCTATACATCGCAAGGCTGCCCATAAGAGGGAAACTCTGGATGTCAATTCCCTTGTATCTGACTTTGGATTCCT ATCTGTCAATGCCACGACACGAGATTTTGAGCCTATATCGACAAACATGACATTTGCGAGATTGGTGTTGGCAGCAACTACAAATGATGCTCTTCCGGAATCTCCTGAGGCCTGTCTGCCTGCAAGACCAACTGCTCATGCGCTTGTTCAGCATTATATGGACAATATCTACTCATTGTTCCCCTGTATTTCCGAAACTGCACTTCTAACCGCCATCGACGACATGTACGACAAAAACAACAGCCGAACTATTCAACACTCGGAGTATTGGATGGTGTACATGATTCTCGCCATTGGCTCTATGTCCCAAAGTCGGCGTAGCCAAGATACTCACTACCAGGATGGTCTCAAGTATGCTGCAAGAGCCATGAACCATGCGGATGAAGCCCTTGCCCCAGGATACGTCACACAAATACAGTCGCTACTCCTGCTCACGCAATATGCTATGTTAGATCCTGCGCACTTTGATAGTTGGCACTCGATAGGATTTACAGCACGCGCCATTGTCGACTTGGGCTTTCATCAGGATCCTCCTTTGTCTTCAGCGTCTGACAAATCTGCTTTAGATATGCGTCGTAAGATCTTCTATTGCGTATACGCACTCGATCG TACAATTAGCATGGTCTATGCCAGGACATTCTCGTTCACTGATGATACGGTTAATGTCGCATTTCCTCAGGCGTCCGGCAACGCGAGACGAGGGTCAGCCTCAGGTGTCCTTTCTGGGCCTCAATCAGCTGACCCGGCCCTGCTACTCTTTCAACTTCGACGAGCGCAATCGCATTGGTATCAAGATTTATATCAGTCTGGGTCAGTTCCTCTGCAAGACCCGGTCTCCTATGTCTGGAGGATGTGTCTCGATATGCGGGAATGGCAAGACACTCTGCCAAACAACCTTGCTCCCGAGATCCGGCAATTGTTTGATCAGGAGCTAAGGTACAGCTATGTTTACTGTATTGCACCCTCTGCCAGAGCACCTAATATCACCGATTACAACCGTATCTTGATATTTGAGCATTCTATGGCTTATCTCGACACTGCCCACGACATCGCACAAAGCGGGCAGAATTCGGGGTTCTACACGTACCACGACGTCATGAGGATCTTTTTTATGGCAAGCCAGTTTCTCGCGGTTCTACGGGACGCAGAAGACATGCTACTATCAGGAATGCCAGTGCCAATTCCAATCGCACGCCCCGGCTCTGCTCCTGCCCCTCCGCTTCCAAGGCGATTGCAACCTCAAGGAATTAACGGGGAAGATAATCTCGACCGGAGCCTGAGGTGTCTAGATAAAGTCTCGCTGACCTTGAACATCTTCGGAGAACGCTGGGTAGATGCCTCACATTTGAGGGAAAATTTTGGTATGATCTCACTAGAAGTGGTGGGGCGTCTATCGGAGAGGAGGCAAAGGCGTGATACTGCTAGAGAACAGTATCAGTCACAGTATCAGAGCAGAG AGGGGATGCAATGGGCAGGAGTCGATGTTACACACATGATGCGTGGCGGTTACCCACCACAATAA
- a CDS encoding hypothetical protein (BUSCO:56494at5125), translating to MASRAPSLAPAVLRQLRVQPKRLSSFLRTPLARPVANLNPSQQSFRAAHNIPRPSPRTYVKPKSEQTQVGETPESEGERPEIKPSHYQLSFTCVPCGHRSHHNVSKQGYHFGSTLITCPGCRNRHVISDHLNIFGDKRVTIEDLMKEKGQLVKRGTLGEDGDIEFWPENSLRGSKGSNENESSD from the coding sequence ATGGCCTCGCGAGCACCTTCTCTCGCTCCCGCAGTTCTGCGACAACTGCGTGTTCAACCAAAGCGCCTCTCTTCTTTCCTGCGGACCCCTCTTGCCCGCCCTGTCGCAAACCTAAATCCGAGCCAACAGTCCTTCCGCGCAGCACACAATATTCCCAGACCATCTCCCCGAACATATGTCAAGCCAAAATCCGAGCAGACGCAGGTGGGAGAAACACCCGAAAGCGAAGGCGAGAGACCAGAGATCAAACCCTCGCATTACCAACTATCATTTACCTGCGTTCCCTGCGGCCATCGCTCCCACCACAATGTTTCTAAGCAAGGTTACCACTTCGGTTCTACGCTCATCACATGTCCTGGTTGTCGCAACAGACATGTTATCAGTGACCACCTGAACATTTTTGGCGACAAAAGAGTCACAATTGAGGATCTTATGAAGGAAAAAGGCCAACTAGTCAAGAGAGGCACCTTAGGCGAAGACGGCGACATTGAATTCTGGCCAGAGAATTCTCTCCGAGGAAGCAAGGGATCTAACGAGAACGAGAGCTCAGACTGA
- a CDS encoding hypothetical protein (SECRETED:SignalP(1-17)~CAZy:GH7) translates to MYRAIATASALIAAVRAQQVCSLTTETKPALTWSKCTSSGCSNVQGSVTIDANWRWTHQVSGSTNCYTGNKWDTSVCTSGKVCAEKCCVDGADYASTYGITSSGNQLSLSFVTKGSYGTNIGSRTYLMEDENTYQMFQLLGNEFTFDVDVSNIGCGLNGALYFVSMDADGGKAKYPGNKAGAKYGTGYCDAQCPRDVKFINGQANSDGWEPSKSDVNGGIGNLGTCCPEMDIWEANSISTAYTPHPCTKLTQHACTGDSCGGTYSNDRYGGTCDADGCDFNAYRQGNKTFYGPGSGFNVDTTKKVTVVTQFHKGSNGRLSEITRLYVQNGKVIANSESKIAGNPGSSLTSDFCTTQKKVFGDIDDFAKKGAWNGMSDALEAPMVLVMSLWHDHHSNMLWLDSTYPTDSTALGSQRGSCSTSSGVPADLEKNVPNSKVAFSNIKFGPIGSTYNKEGTQPQPTNPTNPNPTNPTNPGTVDQWGQCGGTNYSGPTACKSPFTCKKINDFYYQCQ, encoded by the exons ATGTATCGCGCTATCGCCACCGCCTCGGCGCTCATTGCAGCCGTTCGGGCTCAGCAAGTTTGCTCTCTCACCACCGAGACCAAGCCTGCCTTGACCTGGTCCAAGTGTACATCTAGCGGATGCAGCAACGTTCAGGGATCTGTCACCATTGATGCCAACTGGCGATGGACTCACCAAGTGTCCGGATCTACCAACTGCTACACCGGTAACAAGTGGGACACCTCCGTTTGCACCAGTGGAAAGGTCTGTGCTGAGAAGTGCTGTGTCGACGGCGCCGATTACGCCAGCACATACGGAATTACCTCCAGCGGCAACCAGCTCAGTCTCTCTTTCGTCACAAAGGGATCCTATGGTACCAACATCGGTAGCCGTACTTACCTCATGGAGGACGAGAACACCTACCAGATGTTCCAGCTCCTGGGTAACGAGTTCACCTTTGATGTCGATGTTTCAAACATCGGCTGTGGTCTGAACGGTGCTCTGTACTTCGTCAGCATGGACGCCGACGGTGGCAAGGCCAAGTACCCTGGCAACAAGGCTGGAGCCAAGTACGGTACTGGTTACTGCGACGCCCAGTGCCCCCGTGATGTGAAGTTCATCAACGGTCAG GCCAACTCTGATGGCTGGGAGCCCTCTAAGAGCGATGTCAACGGTGGTATTGGTAACCTGGGCACATGCTGCCCCGAGATGGACATCTGGGAGGCCAACTCCATCTCCACTGCCTACACTCCTCACCCTTGCACCAAGCTCACTCAACACGCTTGCACTGGTGACTCGTGTGGTGGAACTTACTCCAACGACCGTTACGGCGGAACTTGTGATGCTGACGGTTGCGATTTCAACGCCTACCGTCAGGGTAACAAGACCTTCTACGGTCCTGGATCCGGCTTCAACGTCGACACCACCAAGAAGGTTACTGTTGTCACCCAGTTCCACAAGGGCAGCAACGGCCGTCTCTCTGAGATTACTCGTCTCTACGTCCAGAACGGCAAGGTCATTGCCAACTCTGAGTCCAAGATCGCTGGAAACCCCGGAAGCTCTCTCACCTCTGACTTCTGCACCACCCAGAAGAAGGTCTTTGGCGACATCGATGATTTTGCCAAGAAGGGTGCTTGGAACGGTATGAGCGATGCGCTCGAGGCTCCCATGGTTCTTGTTATGTCTCTCTGGCACGAC CACCACTCCAACATGCTCTGGCTCGACTCTACCTACCCCACTGACTCTACTGCGCTCGGCTCTCAGCGAGGATCTTGCTCCACATCCTCTGGTGTGCCTGCCGACCTTGAGAAGAACGTCCCCAACTCCAAGGTTGCCTTCTCCAACATCAAGTTCGGTCCCATCGGCAGCACCTACAACAAGGAGGGCACCCAGCCTCAGCCCACTAACCCCACCAACCCCAACCCTACCAACCCTACCAACCCCGGTACCGTTGACCAGTGGGGCCAGTGTGGTGGTACCAACTACAGCGGTCCTACTGCTTGCAAGTCTCCTTTCACCTGCAAGAAGATCAACGACTTCTACTACCAGTGCCAGTAA
- a CDS encoding hypothetical protein (SECRETED:SignalP(1-22)), which yields MLRTLVLASLAILSTGYPRVVSDEEDIEIALSHINEARRAGGYNDLTWDEPLEKAAQSWADKIANGEVPFSYRPARYPISGQAIYEEETATDCVGQSFEATLQSAAGAWLRKWEPKFGKKPNTNYDACMKSNAVYVGCGKSHCDFAISGGKKCTFYDVCFFAYSWPPSSSPSSSPPEPTQKPTQEPTQRPSGQHWGHTIYIPTPVKYTPIKDSEDEAMLEFPDQEE from the exons ATGCTCCGCACTCTCGTCTTGGCCTCTTTGGCTATACTCTCCACTGGCTACCCTCGTGTTGTttcagatgaagaagatatTGAGATTGCCTTGAGCCATATCAATGAGGCACGCCGGGCAGGTGGATACAATGATCTTACCTGGGATGAACCTCTCGAAAAAGCCGCTCAATCTTGGGCCGACAAGATTGCTAATGGAGAAGTACCCTTCAGTTATCGCCCAGCTCGGTATCCGATATCAGGCCAAGCCATATATGAGGAAGAAACAGCGACTGATTGCGTGGGGCAATCGTTCGAAGCTACTCTCCAAAGCGCAGCAGGAGCTTGGCTTCGCAAATGGGAACCAAAGTTCGGCAAAAAACCCAACACCAATTATG ATGCATGCATGAAATCCAACGCAGTATATGTGGGGTGTGGAAAATCTCATTGTGATTTCGCCATTAGTGGAGGAAAGAAGTGCACCTTTTACGACGTGTGCTTTTTTGCCTA TTCTTggccaccatcatcatcaccatcatcatcaccaccggaGCCGACACAGAAACCCACACAAGAGCCCACACAAAGACCATCAGGCCAGCACTGGGGTCACACTATATACATTCCAACACCTGTCAAATACACCCCTATCAAGGACTCAGAGGATGAGGCCATGCTTGAATTCCCTGACCAAGAAGAATAA